One stretch of Amycolatopsis tolypomycina DNA includes these proteins:
- a CDS encoding ATP-grasp domain-containing protein, which translates to MSTDIFVIGLDEENQRVLERLPWAGTYRFHGLLTPEELQHGDIDFEALLKTAQHELDAFDGEVGAIVSYWDFPAASLVPILCARYDLPSVPLEAVLKCEHKYWSRLEQRKAIDELPNFGIVDLDAEHPAPPEGVGYPMWLKPVKSFSSELAFKAENDSEFADAVAEIRAGVGRVGEPFGYVLEQVDLPPEIARVGGAACLAEEALHGVQAAVEGYVYQGEVTVYGALDSINYPDSSSFLRHQYPSQLGEEPVQRMRDVAERVMKQIGFDNATFSIEFFCDPESGQVCLLEINPRHSQSHAELFEFVDGVANHEIMVRLGLGQDPARRPTKGTYQIAGKWYLRRFEDGVVTRVPTPEEIAAVQDRIDGTQIEVVPEVGQRLSDLPEQDSYSFELAHLFVAAHTEHEMAQKYQACVDALPFEFDPA; encoded by the coding sequence ATGAGTACCGACATCTTCGTGATCGGCCTGGACGAGGAGAACCAGCGCGTTCTGGAACGCCTGCCCTGGGCCGGGACCTACCGGTTCCACGGCCTGCTGACCCCCGAAGAGCTGCAGCACGGCGACATCGACTTCGAAGCGCTCCTGAAGACCGCCCAGCACGAACTGGACGCGTTCGACGGCGAAGTCGGCGCGATCGTCAGCTACTGGGACTTCCCGGCCGCCTCCCTGGTGCCCATCCTGTGCGCCCGGTACGACCTGCCCAGCGTGCCGCTGGAGGCGGTGCTGAAGTGCGAGCACAAGTACTGGAGCCGGCTGGAGCAGAGAAAGGCGATCGACGAGCTGCCGAACTTCGGCATCGTCGACCTCGACGCCGAGCACCCTGCCCCGCCGGAGGGCGTCGGCTACCCCATGTGGCTCAAGCCGGTGAAGTCCTTCTCCTCCGAACTCGCTTTCAAGGCCGAGAACGACAGCGAGTTCGCCGACGCCGTCGCCGAGATCCGAGCCGGGGTCGGCCGCGTGGGGGAGCCGTTCGGGTACGTCCTCGAACAGGTCGACCTGCCGCCGGAGATCGCCCGGGTCGGCGGCGCCGCGTGCCTGGCCGAAGAGGCGCTGCACGGCGTCCAGGCGGCCGTCGAGGGCTACGTCTACCAGGGCGAGGTCACCGTCTACGGCGCCCTCGACTCGATCAACTACCCGGACAGCTCGTCGTTCCTGCGCCACCAGTACCCGTCGCAGCTGGGGGAGGAGCCGGTCCAGCGGATGCGGGACGTCGCCGAGCGGGTGATGAAGCAGATCGGCTTCGACAACGCCACGTTCAGCATCGAGTTCTTCTGCGACCCGGAGTCGGGCCAGGTGTGCCTGCTGGAGATCAACCCGCGGCACTCGCAGTCGCACGCCGAGCTGTTCGAGTTCGTCGACGGCGTGGCCAACCACGAGATCATGGTCCGCCTCGGCCTGGGCCAGGACCCGGCCCGCCGTCCGACGAAGGGCACCTACCAGATCGCCGGCAAGTGGTACCTGCGCCGGTTCGAGGACGGTGTGGTGACGCGGGTGCCGACGCCCGAGGAGATCGCGGCGGTGCAGGACCGCATCGACGGCACGCAGATCGAGGTCGTCCCCGAGGTCGGGCAGCGGCTGTCGGACCTGCCGGAGCAGGACAGCTACAGCTTCGAGCTGGCCCACCTGTTCGTGGCCGCGCACACCGAGCACGAGATGGCGCAGAAGTACCAGGCCTGCGTGGACGCGCTGCCGTTCGAGTTCGACCCGGCGTAG
- a CDS encoding carboxylate-amine ligase — protein MNQPLTFGIEEEFFVVDRRGHLSHAGDDVVDAAEAAGDDQGELQHELTRSQAEAATDVCRTHTEALRQLRTLRADLAGAARRRGYRVLPAASPVLFEANPPVITPNPRYERMAEHFGATARTSLTCGCHVHVAIPDKEAGVQVLNRIRPWLPVLLTVTANSAISDGYDTGYCSWRYQQWSRWPSAGPPPRFASLDEYESIVDGWLRAGSILDRGMIYWDVRLSDKQPTLEFRIADVAAVPEDAVLLGVLARALVATALADDQPAPMLSNEVLRAQLWRASREGVTGCCPHPKSGGLEPTKAVLDDLISLTAPALEAAGDLDFAREGTARLAAEGGGADRQRRRFAERDRAEDVVDLLAGD, from the coding sequence GACGACGTCGTCGACGCGGCCGAAGCCGCCGGCGACGACCAGGGCGAGCTGCAGCACGAGCTGACGCGGTCCCAGGCCGAGGCGGCCACCGACGTCTGCCGGACCCACACCGAAGCCCTGCGCCAGCTGCGCACGCTGCGCGCCGACCTCGCCGGGGCCGCCCGGCGCCGCGGCTACCGGGTGCTGCCTGCCGCGTCCCCGGTGCTGTTCGAGGCGAACCCGCCGGTCATCACGCCGAACCCGCGCTACGAGCGGATGGCCGAGCACTTCGGCGCCACCGCGCGGACGTCGCTCACCTGCGGCTGCCACGTGCACGTGGCGATCCCGGACAAGGAAGCCGGCGTCCAGGTGCTGAACCGGATCCGGCCGTGGCTGCCGGTCCTGCTCACGGTGACGGCGAACTCGGCGATCTCCGACGGCTACGACACCGGCTACTGCAGCTGGCGGTACCAGCAGTGGAGCCGCTGGCCGTCGGCTGGGCCGCCACCGCGGTTCGCGTCGCTCGACGAGTACGAGAGCATTGTGGACGGCTGGCTGCGCGCGGGTTCGATCCTCGACCGCGGGATGATCTACTGGGACGTCCGGCTTTCGGACAAGCAGCCGACGCTGGAGTTCCGCATCGCCGACGTCGCGGCGGTCCCGGAGGACGCGGTGCTGCTGGGGGTGCTGGCCCGCGCCCTGGTCGCCACGGCACTGGCCGACGACCAGCCCGCACCGATGCTGTCGAACGAGGTGCTGCGCGCCCAGCTCTGGCGGGCCTCGCGCGAAGGGGTCACGGGCTGCTGCCCCCACCCGAAGAGCGGCGGCTTGGAGCCGACGAAGGCGGTGCTCGACGACCTGATCTCCCTGACGGCCCCGGCCCTCGAAGCGGCGGGCGACCTGGACTTCGCCCGGGAGGGCACGGCCCGCCTGGCCGCCGAGGGCGGCGGCGCGGACCGGCAACGGCGGCGGTTCGCCGAGCGGGACCGCGCCGAAGACGTGGTCGACCTGCTCGCGGGTGACTAG
- a CDS encoding carboxylate-amine ligase yields the protein MSDGPPTMGVEEEFLLVNPRTGHASPCAEPVLARHRHHGPLPDGVRVHRELRLTQLEAVSGVCAGADELRHQLTAARRVLAGAAAAEDCALLATGTPIGPAPAAPPPASTGRYAEIDDIYGAVVADYEACGCHVHVGVPDPDTAVAVVNHLGRWLPTLLALSANSPLDHGRDTGYASWRMVLQSRFPGSGVAPHLRGHAEYRRAVEALVECGALVDPDQTFWLARPSGRFPTVEFRVADTALTVDHAVLQALLSRALVQRALADLADGREAEPLSPQVTAAAVWAAARHGLDGQLVDAAGETRRPAWALVDELLTHVREPLEESGDLAEVRKLVDAVRAEGTGAAQQRAAAVDGTAAAVRWLTAVTVPAAHGTLLTG from the coding sequence ATGTCCGACGGCCCGCCCACGATGGGTGTCGAAGAGGAGTTCCTCCTCGTGAATCCCCGCACCGGGCACGCGTCGCCGTGCGCGGAACCGGTGCTGGCCCGCCACCGCCACCACGGCCCGCTGCCCGACGGCGTGCGGGTGCACCGGGAACTGCGGCTCACGCAGCTGGAGGCCGTCAGCGGTGTCTGCGCGGGCGCGGACGAGCTCCGCCACCAGCTGACCGCCGCGCGCCGCGTGCTGGCCGGTGCCGCCGCGGCCGAAGACTGCGCGCTGCTGGCCACCGGTACGCCGATCGGGCCCGCGCCGGCCGCGCCGCCGCCCGCGAGCACTGGCCGGTACGCCGAAATCGACGACATCTACGGCGCGGTCGTCGCCGACTACGAAGCCTGCGGGTGCCACGTCCACGTCGGCGTGCCCGATCCCGACACCGCGGTCGCCGTCGTCAACCACCTCGGCCGGTGGCTGCCGACGCTGCTGGCCCTTTCGGCCAATTCGCCGTTGGACCACGGGCGCGACACCGGGTACGCCAGCTGGCGGATGGTCCTGCAGTCCCGCTTCCCCGGCTCCGGCGTCGCCCCGCACCTGCGGGGGCACGCCGAGTACCGGCGGGCCGTCGAGGCGCTGGTCGAGTGCGGCGCGCTCGTCGACCCGGACCAGACGTTCTGGCTGGCCCGGCCGTCCGGCCGCTTCCCCACCGTCGAGTTCCGGGTCGCCGACACCGCGCTGACCGTCGACCACGCCGTGCTGCAGGCGCTGCTGAGCCGGGCGCTGGTGCAGCGGGCGCTGGCCGACCTCGCCGACGGCCGGGAAGCGGAGCCGCTGTCCCCGCAGGTGACCGCGGCGGCCGTGTGGGCCGCGGCGCGCCACGGCCTCGACGGGCAGCTCGTGGACGCCGCCGGGGAGACGCGGCGGCCCGCGTGGGCCCTGGTCGACGAGCTGCTCACGCACGTCCGCGAGCCCCTCGAAGAGAGCGGCGACCTGGCCGAGGTCCGCAAGCTCGTCGACGCCGTGCGGGCCGAGGGCACCGGCGCCGCGCAGCAGCGTGCGGCCGCCGTCGACGGGACCGCGGCCGCGGTGCGGTGGCTCACCGCGGTGACCGTGCCCGCGGCGCATGGAACGCTGCTGACCGGGTAG
- a CDS encoding STAS domain-containing protein, translating to MTTHERLRVVGAETSPSHRLPSPRAPSDGDPGSRIRWKSPDAVVVEVTGEVDLCTVAGLAAVLDEHVRARPGVLRVDLGQVRFLGAAGIRVLLRAHRHAEAAGVHLVVDPGRSRAAVRALELLDRLEGRPPVS from the coding sequence ATGACAACTCACGAGCGGCTGCGGGTGGTCGGGGCGGAGACTTCGCCGTCGCACCGGCTGCCTTCGCCCCGCGCCCCGTCCGACGGCGACCCGGGCAGCCGGATCCGCTGGAAGAGCCCCGACGCGGTCGTCGTGGAGGTCACCGGCGAAGTCGACCTGTGCACGGTGGCCGGCCTGGCGGCGGTGCTGGACGAGCACGTCCGGGCCCGGCCGGGGGTACTGCGGGTGGACCTGGGGCAGGTCCGGTTCCTCGGCGCCGCGGGCATCCGCGTGCTGCTGCGCGCCCACCGCCACGCCGAGGCCGCCGGCGTCCACCTGGTCGTCGACCCGGGCCGATCGCGGGCCGCGGTGCGGGCGCTCGAACTGCTGGACCGCCTCGAGGGCAGGCCGCCGGTGAGCTAG
- a CDS encoding FAD-dependent oxidoreductase: MTALPEPLSLWVETAPAPDRTGVPVPESADVAVLGAGIAGLTTALLLARAGRSVVVLEAERVAAGVSGHTTAKVSAQHGAKYADLTSRHGAETAKAYAGTQAAACEWIAATAAELGIDCGFTRADSYVYTTRESTVDALKQEADAAAAAGLPASFTEDVALDVPALGAVRTTGQAHFHPRRWLLGLAAEVERAGGTIVEHARATALNGQTVRTSRGDVVAGEVVVATHYPVLDRGLYFARLAPVRDLVVAGPAAGNTAPEGMFLDADTHHSVRGYTEQGTPMVIAGGEHYRVGAHVNVERRYRRLAEWADAHAGLHRVTHRWSAHDMSTPDLLPYVGRYLPGTKNLWVATGFGQWGMTGGTAAGHVLAARILGEPHPAADLFDPNRFDARSVLEVAQDNLTVAKYLVGDHVAALWRSDRLDDLRPGDAEVVRVGGELVAAHRDEAGKLHTVGAHCTHLGCLVSFNDAEKTWDCPCHGSRFGVDGEVVQGPAVRPLRRGPE, encoded by the coding sequence ATGACCGCCCTGCCCGAACCGCTTTCGCTGTGGGTCGAAACCGCTCCCGCCCCGGACCGCACGGGCGTACCCGTGCCGGAATCCGCCGACGTCGCGGTGCTCGGCGCGGGCATCGCCGGGCTCACCACCGCGCTGCTGCTCGCCCGCGCCGGCCGCTCGGTGGTCGTGCTGGAGGCCGAGCGGGTCGCGGCCGGGGTGTCCGGCCACACCACGGCGAAGGTCAGCGCCCAGCACGGGGCGAAGTACGCGGACCTGACGTCCCGCCACGGCGCCGAGACGGCGAAGGCCTACGCCGGCACGCAGGCGGCGGCGTGCGAGTGGATCGCCGCCACCGCCGCCGAGCTCGGCATCGACTGCGGCTTCACCCGCGCGGACAGCTACGTCTACACGACGCGGGAAAGCACCGTGGACGCCCTCAAGCAGGAGGCGGACGCGGCCGCCGCCGCGGGGCTGCCCGCGTCGTTCACCGAGGACGTCGCGCTCGACGTCCCCGCGCTCGGCGCCGTCCGGACCACCGGGCAGGCGCACTTCCACCCGCGCCGGTGGCTGCTCGGCCTGGCCGCGGAGGTCGAGCGGGCGGGCGGCACGATCGTCGAGCACGCACGGGCGACCGCGCTCAACGGGCAGACCGTCCGGACCTCGCGGGGCGACGTCGTCGCGGGCGAGGTCGTCGTCGCGACCCACTACCCGGTGCTCGACCGCGGCCTGTACTTCGCCCGGCTCGCCCCGGTGCGCGACCTCGTCGTCGCGGGCCCGGCGGCCGGGAACACCGCGCCGGAAGGCATGTTCCTCGACGCCGACACCCACCACTCCGTGCGCGGGTACACCGAGCAGGGGACGCCGATGGTGATCGCCGGCGGCGAGCACTACCGCGTGGGCGCGCACGTCAACGTCGAACGCCGCTACCGGCGGCTCGCGGAGTGGGCGGACGCGCACGCGGGCCTGCACCGGGTCACCCACCGCTGGTCCGCCCACGACATGTCCACGCCCGACCTGCTGCCCTACGTCGGCCGCTACCTGCCGGGGACGAAGAACCTGTGGGTGGCCACCGGGTTCGGCCAGTGGGGCATGACCGGCGGCACGGCCGCGGGCCACGTGCTGGCGGCGCGGATCCTCGGCGAGCCGCACCCGGCCGCGGACCTGTTCGACCCCAACCGCTTCGACGCCCGCTCGGTGCTCGAGGTGGCCCAGGACAACCTCACCGTCGCGAAGTACCTCGTCGGCGACCACGTGGCGGCGCTGTGGCGGTCGGACCGGCTCGACGACCTCCGGCCCGGCGACGCCGAGGTCGTCCGCGTCGGCGGCGAGCTGGTCGCCGCCCACCGCGACGAGGCCGGGAAGCTGCACACGGTCGGCGCGCACTGCACGCACCTCGGCTGCCTGGTTTCGTTCAACGACGCCGAGAAGACCTGGGACTGCCCGTGCCACGGCTCGCGCTTCGGCGTCGACGGCGAGGTGGTGCAGGGCCCGGCGGTCCGCCCGCTGCGCCGCGGCCCGGAATGA
- a CDS encoding CDGSH iron-sulfur domain-containing protein codes for MPTGERGPRRVTVVPGGPVLVEGPVELCTPDGELVRSERFLVAVCACRRSKRFPFCDTSHRKRVRTQADD; via the coding sequence GTGCCGACCGGTGAGCGGGGACCGCGGCGGGTGACCGTCGTCCCGGGCGGCCCGGTGCTGGTCGAGGGGCCGGTCGAGCTGTGCACGCCGGACGGCGAGCTCGTGCGGTCCGAGCGGTTCCTGGTCGCGGTGTGCGCGTGCCGGCGCAGCAAGCGGTTCCCGTTCTGCGACACCAGCCACCGCAAACGCGTCCGCACGCAGGCGGACGACTGA
- a CDS encoding DinB family protein → MAPELTRPPLQADERTALVGWLDLQRRILRWKCTGLSEADAHRPVLPTSPAMTMAGLVAHMRWTEHTWLEVLFLGGDERENPAFDESAEDADWRTEGRPLAELLAEYEAQCARSNAIVAAASLDDVGRHPGYRAGGANLRWMLIHLVEETGRHAGHADIVRELLDGTKGYY, encoded by the coding sequence ATGGCACCGGAACTGACTCGCCCGCCGCTGCAGGCGGACGAACGCACCGCGCTCGTCGGCTGGCTGGACCTGCAACGCCGGATCCTCCGCTGGAAGTGCACGGGGCTGAGCGAAGCCGACGCTCACCGCCCGGTGCTCCCGACCTCGCCCGCCATGACGATGGCCGGGCTCGTCGCGCACATGCGGTGGACCGAGCACACCTGGCTGGAGGTGCTGTTCCTCGGCGGCGACGAGCGAGAGAACCCGGCTTTCGACGAGTCGGCCGAGGACGCCGACTGGCGCACCGAAGGCCGTCCGCTCGCCGAGCTCCTCGCGGAGTACGAGGCGCAGTGCGCCCGCAGCAACGCCATCGTCGCCGCGGCGTCCCTGGACGACGTCGGCCGCCACCCCGGCTACCGCGCCGGGGGCGCCAACCTCCGCTGGATGCTGATCCACCTCGTCGAGGAGACCGGGCGGCACGCGGGCCACGCCGACATCGTCCGGGAGCTGCTCGACGGCACGAAGGGCTACTACTGA
- a CDS encoding methyltransferase yields the protein MTTSAEPVRPGPLAARSVVHRPVPAAPRMLRLPGVYRPQEDTALLASAIAELAIPAGARALDLCTGTGAQAITLARRGAGTVYALDLSRRALASARLNALVRQLAVRPCRGGLTRALREGPFDVVVANPPYVPSPAPAVRSTRGWDAGPDGRALLDPLCTAAGTLLRPGGTMLLVHSALSDVDKSREMLEAQGLRASVVRRAWIPFGPVLSGRTEFLEAAGLIEPGQRVEELVVLRADR from the coding sequence ATGACCACGTCGGCGGAACCCGTCCGCCCGGGCCCCTTGGCCGCCCGGTCCGTCGTCCACCGGCCCGTGCCGGCCGCCCCGCGGATGCTGCGCCTGCCCGGCGTCTACCGCCCGCAGGAAGACACCGCCCTGCTCGCTTCGGCGATCGCCGAACTGGCGATCCCGGCCGGCGCCCGTGCCCTCGACCTGTGCACCGGCACCGGCGCACAGGCGATCACGCTGGCCCGCCGTGGTGCGGGAACCGTTTACGCGCTGGACCTTTCGCGCCGGGCGCTGGCTTCGGCGCGGCTCAACGCGCTGGTCCGGCAGCTCGCCGTGCGCCCGTGCCGGGGCGGTCTCACCCGGGCGCTGCGTGAGGGCCCGTTCGACGTCGTCGTCGCGAACCCGCCGTACGTGCCGTCCCCGGCGCCGGCGGTCCGGTCCACCCGGGGCTGGGACGCGGGCCCGGACGGCCGCGCGCTGCTGGACCCGTTGTGCACCGCCGCGGGCACGCTGCTGCGGCCCGGCGGGACGATGCTGCTCGTGCATTCCGCCTTGTCCGATGTGGACAAGTCGCGGGAAATGCTGGAAGCACAGGGGTTGCGGGCTTCGGTGGTCCGGCGCGCGTGGATCCCGTTCGGCCCGGTCCTGTCCGGACGGACGGAGTTCCTCGAGGCGGCCGGGCTGATCGAGCCCGGTCAGCGGGTGGAAGAGCTGGTGGTGCTCCGTGCCGACCGGTGA
- a CDS encoding iron-containing redox enzyme family protein, with amino-acid sequence MTTSTSPGAATLPAARGPLSESVLGTLLRARPRADLDFDVLADTDPLGDDLQLALHLCYELHYQGLPGVSPDWEWDPELLRLRGALEARFLAALRDNVAGGEDVTAELDALLVEPIDAEGVSHYLRDHGDWAQVREYFTHRSIYHHKEADPHAWVIPRLRGRAKAALVAVEFDEFGGGRADRVHARLYADLLHAAGLPDGYLELIDQVPGSMLAVVNMMSLFGLHRSLRGALCGHFAAAEITTAPSAQRLDQALRRLDAPEACRFFYTEHIEADAVHEQVMRHDVLGDLLDQEPELAADVVFGIQATEFLEGRFGAQLLDSWKAGKSSLRP; translated from the coding sequence ATGACGACTTCCACCTCCCCGGGGGCGGCCACCCTGCCGGCCGCCCGGGGCCCGCTCTCCGAGTCCGTCCTGGGGACCCTCCTGCGTGCCCGGCCGCGGGCGGACCTCGACTTCGACGTCCTCGCCGACACCGACCCGCTCGGCGACGACCTCCAGCTGGCGCTGCACCTGTGCTACGAGCTGCACTACCAGGGCCTGCCGGGCGTCTCCCCCGACTGGGAGTGGGACCCGGAGCTGCTGCGCCTGCGCGGCGCGCTGGAGGCGCGGTTCCTGGCCGCGCTCCGCGACAACGTGGCCGGCGGCGAGGACGTCACGGCCGAACTCGACGCCCTGCTCGTCGAGCCGATCGACGCCGAAGGCGTGTCGCACTACCTGCGCGACCACGGCGACTGGGCGCAGGTGCGGGAGTACTTCACGCACCGCTCGATCTACCACCACAAGGAAGCCGACCCGCACGCGTGGGTGATCCCGCGGCTGCGCGGCCGGGCCAAGGCCGCGCTGGTCGCGGTCGAGTTCGACGAGTTCGGCGGCGGCCGCGCGGACCGGGTGCACGCGCGCCTCTACGCCGACCTGCTGCACGCGGCGGGCCTGCCCGACGGCTACCTGGAGCTCATCGACCAGGTCCCCGGCTCGATGCTGGCGGTGGTCAACATGATGTCGCTGTTCGGCCTGCACCGGTCGCTGCGCGGCGCGCTGTGCGGGCACTTCGCGGCGGCGGAGATCACCACGGCGCCCTCCGCGCAGCGGCTGGACCAGGCCCTGCGGCGCCTCGACGCGCCGGAGGCCTGCCGGTTCTTCTACACCGAGCACATCGAAGCGGACGCCGTCCACGAGCAGGTGATGCGCCACGACGTGCTCGGCGACCTGCTGGACCAGGAGCCCGAGCTGGCCGCCGACGTCGTGTTCGGCATCCAGGCCACCGAGTTCCTGGAGGGCCGCTTCGGGGCCCAGCTGCTGGACAGCTGGAAGGCCGGGAAGTCCTCGCTGCGACCGTGA